AATAGCTGGTTCAACCCAATGATCTTACTGAAAGATAGAGATAAGTTCCCATTGCAATTATTCTTGAGAGAGATTTTGGTTTTAAATGAGGCTTCAGGTGGTACCGCTGGTGGTGCTTTAAACACTAATGTTTCAACAACCATAGGTACAACTGCTTATAGAGAGCTAGTTAAATATAGTACTATCGTGGTAGCAACTGTACCAATTGTAATGGTATATCCATTCTTGCAAAAATACTTTATGAAGGGTGTTTTTGTAGGTTCTATTAAAGGATAGTGACAAAAATCCTGAAAAATTGATTTTAAAATTATAATTAAGACCCCTTAGCTAAAAATTTTAGCGAAGGGGTTTTGGTTTTTACTATCTTTTTATTTACCATTCAAAATATCTAAAACTTGGGCGACGTCTTTATCACCACGACCGGATAGATTAACTATAATTATCTGATCTTTAGACATAGTTGGTGCTAATTTAATTGCTAAGGCTAAAGCATGTGATGACTCGAGTGCAGGAATTATACCTTCTGTAGCACAAAGAATCTGGAAAGCTTCTAATGCTTCATCATCAGTGATAGCTAAATATTGGGCTCGTTTAATGTCCTTCAGATAAGCATGTTCAGGACCGACAGCTACATAGTCAAGTCCAGCAGAGATAGAGTAGGTAGGGCGTAAGTTGCCTTCGTCATCTGCGATTACATAGGTGTTCATACCGTGTTCTATCATGACTTTTCCAACAGATAAGGTTGCAGAAGTTTCTAGAGTTTCAGGACCTTTACCTCCGCCTTCAGCACCATATAATTGAACAGACTCGTCATTAATAAAATTTGCAAATGCTCCAATTGCATTAGATCCACCACCGACACAGGCAACTACAGCATCTGGTAAGCGGCCTTCTTTTTCTAAGATTTGCTCTTTCATTTCTTTGCTAATTACAGATTGGAAATCTTTGACCATTGCAGGGTAAGGGTGTGGACCAACAGCGGATCCGATTAAGTAGAAAGTGCTGTCAAGATTTGCCGCAAGATCTTCGAAAGCGCAATCAACTGCTTCTTTTAAGGTTTGACTACCTTCTTCTACAGCTACGACTTTTGTACCCATTAATTCCATACGGAAGACGTTTAGTTTTTGACGTTCTACATCTTTTTTGCCCATGTAGACGGTGCAATCCATTCCAAATTTTGCTGCAACTGCTGCAGTGGCCACACCATGTTGTCCTGCTCCTGTTTCAGCTATTAATCTAGTCTTGCCCATTTTCTTGGCCAACAAAACTTGGCCAATAGCGTTATTAATTTTGTGTGCACCGAGGTGGTTCAAGTCCTCACGTTTGAGGTAGATCTTGGCTCCGCCTATTTTATTACTTAAACCTTCTGCAAAATAGAGTGGAGATTTACGACCTACATAATCTCTAAGGTAGTAATCTAGTTCAGCTCTAAAGTCTTTGTCATCTTTTAGCTCGTCATAATATTCTGCGATTCTATCTAATTCTTTTTGAATTGCTTCTGGAACATAACTTCCACCAAATTTTCCATAAAAACCTTTTTTGTTTTCCATTTTCTTAAACTCCTTAATATTTTCTGTCTTATTCTACTGGAGCCTAGAAATCAGGTATAAAAAAACCGCATATCTTCTATGCGGTAATACTAAGATCACACCCGGCATAGACTCCTCATTTATCCATGAATAATAGTGAGCCTAACCGTTTAAAGTCATCTCACATGCTACGCCAGCTTTGCCAGATGTAAAATGTTGGGAACATCGTGTGATCTCCTTTCAAAAAATCTATTAAATTAATTCTAATACAACAGACTAAAAGGTCAAGCTCTTTTTACCATTCTTGTAAAATTGTAAACTAGTGCCATATAATGTATATAGAATAAAAAAGCTGAATTAGAGTGTTATTTATAATAAGAAAAGGTTTATTTATAGCTAGCAAAATTCAGGGAGATAAAAGATGAGTGACAAAAACACAAGCGACAACACAAGCGACATCATAAATGAAAAAATAAGCATGCAAGAAATTATAGCCTCCGCCTATATGGTTAACAAAACTATAGGCGATAGGCCAATTATCAAAAACCTTTCTCTAGAGGTGAAAAAAGGTAAAACTTTTGCCTTGCTGGGGCCAAATGGTGCAGGTAAGACAAGTACTGTACGTTTGTTGACTGGCCTATACACAGCAGATTCTGGTGTAGTCAGACTTTTTGGAGAAGAGCTTACAAAAGAATATGCTGATGAAGCTAGAAGTTTAATTGGGGTACAAAATGACGGCAGTCTTTATGAGCGTTTATCTGTGTTTGAGAACTTGAATATTTGGGGTCAAATTTATGAAATGCCAAAGACAGATCTTGAGAACAGAATAAATGAACTCTTAGATTTCTTCGATCTTGCTGATAGGGCAAAATCAAAAGTGTCTTCTTTAAGTAAAGGTATGAAACAAAAGCTTCTATTAGCTCGAGCAGTTTTAAATAAGCCTAAGTTTCTAATTCTAGATGAGCCAACTTCTGGTTTGGATCCAGAGAGTAATGCCAAGATTATTGATTATCTAGTTCACTTAGTAAGAGAAGAGGCAGTGAGTATATTCTTGTGTACTCATCAGCTTTTTGGCCTGGAGCGACTTATTGATGATGTAGCGATTATAAAATCAGGAGAGATTATTGCTCAAGGAGCAGTTGCTGATTTGATAAAGGAAGAGTTTCCGCGCAAGGATGTAATTATAAAATTTGCAGAAAATCCAATGATGGAGTCTATTCTGAGTGCTTATAACTTTGAAGTTTTGTCCAAGAACGAAGTTAAAGTGGAATTAGATGATGAGACAGCTATAGCTGCTCTGGTTAAAAAAGCTGTTCAAGCTAACGTAGATATTTATGAAGTTAAACATATTGAGAAAAGTCTGAATGATCTCTATTTCTCCAAAATAAAAGATGCTGAGCTAAATGGTAAAACAAAGGTTTCAGCTGAAGAGGAGGTGTCTTATGAACTTTAAAAGAATTTATGCGGTAGCTAGAAAAGATGTAATGGATGTTATGAATGATAGAGAATCTATGCTCGCAATAACCTTATTTCCATTAATAATGTCAGTCTTAATGCCACTAGTGATTATAATTATTTTCAAGTTTAGTGGTGAGGTTAATAATGGTGGCGATTTGGACAAGCTTTTAAGTATTTTACCAAATGAAGTTTTGCCCAATGTTGCTGATACTGAAATTAAAATGCTTGTACTTGCTTTAACCGTATTATTAGCGCCTATATTCTTGATGATCCCAGTTATGATAGCATCGGTAATTGCGTCATATAGTTTCATAGGTGAAAAAGAAAATAAAACGCTTGAAGGGCTAATGTACACTCCTCTTACTAATACTGAACTTATTACTGCAAAAGCCTTAGGTAGTTTCGTGCCTTCTATACTAGTGACAGTTATAAGTATTTTAATTTATGCAGTACTTGTTAATGTAGCTAGTAGATACTTCATCGGCTATGCGATTAGATTGAATCTTACTTGGTTAGTGATGACAGTCTTACTAGTTCCTGCAGTTACTATACTTAGTATTTTGTTGGTTATACTAATATCTTTTAAAGTAAAAACAGTCAGAGCAGCTCAGTCAATATCGAGTTTAATAGCCTTTCCAATATTGGCCTTGGTAATTTCACAAGTAAGTGGTGTCTTTTATTTTGGTGTTGTTGCCCAGATCATTTTGGCGTCTGTTATTTTACTTATAGATATTGCTTTATTAATATTTGTGTCCAAGAGAATTAATAGAGAGAAATTCCTCGTTTCCTAGTCGAGGATAAAGCTTGATATTTACTATGGCTATCGTAAAAATTTTACAAATGGATAATATATTTTTGCATTGCAGTGATGTAAAATTACTTTAACTTGAAATGTGGAGGCTAAGTTTTAACTATTAGTCTTTACATACAAGGTCAAGTTAGATTTTAACAGGGGTGTTTGAGGGATGCTTGACCAATCGGATAATACAATTATTAAAGTGAAAAACCTACATAAGCTTTATAAAGTAGGTACGCAATATGTTCACGCTTTGGCTGGGGTTAGTTTTGAAGTTGAACGTGGTGAGTTTTGCGCAATTGTCGGAACTAGTGGTTCAGGTAAGTCTACTTTGCTTAATATGTTGGCAGGTTTAGAACCGCCTAGCAAAGGCGAGATTATCATTGGAAATAAGGCCATTGTGGGTCTTAGCGAAAGTGATCTCGTTAAATTTAGACGTGAAAATGTTGGTTTTATTTTTCAATCTTTTAATCTAATTCAAACAATGAATTGCATTGAGAATGTGGCTTTGCCTCTAACCTTTAGAGGAGAAAGTCGAGCTAAGCGTGAAAAAATAGCCTTAAGAATTCTCAAAAGTTTGGGCCTTTATGAGCACCGTTATCACAAGGCTAATGAGCTTTCTGGTGGTCAGCAACAGCGTGTCGGCATTGCAAGAGCTTTAGCAGTTAAGCCGGAAATTATTTTCGCCGATGAGCCGACAGGAAACCTAGATTCCAAGACGAGCATGTCCACAATGGAGCTTATTCGAAAAATTGTTAAGAAGCAGAATCAGACTTTAATTATGGTTACACACGATGACAACCTAGCACAATATGCGGATAGGATTTTTAGAATTAGTGATGGGAAAATCATAGGCATTGAACAAGGCTCGAAGAGATACGAACTAATAAATGAAGATGAGAATGGATCCAATGCAGACAGTAAGGGGTCTGAAACAGTTGAAGATACAAAAACAACTGAAGAAGTGAAAGTAACACAACAAACAAAAGAAAACGAACCAGTTGAACTGAAAGGACAGGGGGAGTAGGAAATGAGAAAGAATATAAAAAATAAAATTGTGGCTCTAAGCTTGCTTATGGGTATGTCTCTAATGCTAAATGTACTAGTTCCAACTACAAGATTAGTAGCTGAGGGTACAGAGTCAAATGAATCTACTAGTACTGAACAATCTAGTCAAGAGTCAAGCACTGAAGAAACAACAAAGAAAACAGAGGCAAGCAAGTCAACAGAAACCACAAAACCATCTAATACAGATGCAGGAAGTTTCATTTTAATAGCTGACAAAGAGATCCCAAAACTAGATGCAGGTTCTAAATTTAAGTTGAGAGTCCCTTTAGTGAACTGGGGCGCAGTCAATGCTAAGAATATTAAAGTAAGATTAGATCTTGCAGAGAAAGCAGAAGATTTTCCTTTTGAGATTGAAAAAAGCGAGTATCTAGCAACTAATAAATCACAACTTGAAACTATAGAAAAATACAATAAAGAAGAAGTTGAAGCTAAGACTAAATATTTCGACTTTGGTGAATTGACTGTGAGAAAAAATTTAAAGAGTGGCTACTATAGAGTTCCTCTTAAAATTTATTTCAATGATGATTCCAGCGAGGTAAAAGAAGTAATTAGATATTACTTTATTAAAGTTCAGGGTGATGGGGCCATAGATGATAACAAGGCACCTAAACCAGAAGACCAGCTTCCACCTAGTGATGGTGGTTATGTACCGAGCTTACCACAACCTGAACCTGATTATCCTGCTCCAAATCCAGGCGGTGGAGACGAGCCAGGCAAAACATCTACCCCAAGAGTTATGGTCGCAGGTTTTACCACCTCACCAGAAAAGATAAAAGGTGGAGAAAACTTTACCCTTAAATTGCAACTTAGAAACACTTCAAAAACAACCGCAGTTAAAAACATTCGTTTAGTACTAGGTTTGGGAGAAGATAAAGCCAGCTTTATCCCACTATCAGGTTCATCCTCTGTTTTTGTTGAGCAAGTTAATGCGAACAGCACAGTAGAAGTGCCTATTGGCTTAAAGGCTTCACCATTGATGGAACAAAAATCTTATCCCGTAAGTGTAGCCATAGAGTATGAAGATGCCAATGGTGCATCCTTTAGTACTAATGAAAGCGTAACTTTGCAGGTTTACCAAGATCCTGTCGTTGAATTTACTGGATTGCAGATTTTGCCTAGCCCAATGACAGTTGATAATCCATCTAATATTACTTTGACCGTAATTAATAAGGGTAAAAGTACCTTGTACAATACCAGTTTTGGTGTTGAAGAAAATGGTGTCCTAAGTGCCCAAGAGTCATATTTAGGTAATATAGCTCCGGCTGAAACAAAGAACGTAGACACTATGGTTACACCGGTTAAAATGAGTGAAAATGGCAAAGCTGTTGTGACTTTAACCTTTGAAGATGAGCTGGGTAAGAAAACTACAATCAAAAAAGAGATAGATGTAGAAATTTTAGAAGCTATGCCAGAACCAAGCTGGGAAGATCCAGCGACTCCAGAAGAACCTGAACCAGAAACAGGATTTAGATTCTGGCCTATAGTGATAGTTATAGTTGTCATAGCTTTGATTGCTTTGCTCATAACATTATTGCTCAGAAGACAAGCGAAAAAACGCAAACAAGAAGAGTTGGAAGAGATTGAGGATATAGATGAGATTCTCTGATTTATTAAAATTAGCATTATCTAACTTAGGTAGACGTAAATTAAGAACTAGTCTCACTGTTTTGGGAGTCATAATTGGTTGTGCCTCAATTGTAGTCATGCTTTCTATTGCTGCAGGTCAGGAGCAAATGCTTTTGAAACAGATAGAGTCTAGTAGAGGTCTAACAGAGATTGATGTAAGTAGTTATCAAGATCCTAACAAGAAACCTTCTGGACCTGGTTCAAATGGTCTAGTTAGAGAAGGTACAGGTTTAACCGATGCACAAATTGAAGAGTTAAGAACTTGGCAAAATGTGAAGAAAGTGCATCCTGTCCTTACTCATTACATGAATGCTAAAACAGCAACTGGTAGTGAAGCGTATATTAATTTAATAGCCTATCCATATGAGTATATTCAAGATTTGAAATTAGATTATCTAAAAGGTAGCTTCCCTAAACCTGGCACTAGTCCACGTTCGATTTTGCCACTTAGTGCGGGTAAAGATGTGCAAGAGATGTTCTTTGATCCACATGGAAAAGATGGTGGTTATTATGAGTATTATGATAATTTTGGTTTCGACAATGAGTCTGAAAAAGTAGATTTATACAATGAGGCTATTTTTGTAACAGTTCAGGAAGAAAGAGAAGAAGATGGTGTAACCATTCCACCAAAAAAATATCTTGTTCAAGTTGATGCTATTCACGATACCAAGAATGACTATGAATTGAAATCTAGTTTGATTACAGAAATTGAAGCATTTAAAGCCTTCATGACCCAAGCCTTTAAGGGAAAAGCCTGGCCAAATCAACCAGCTAGCAAAGATGGCAAGGCTATGGGATCAATTAACTATAATAGCCTAAAAGTTATAAGCAATAGCATAGAAGACACAGAGATGTTATTAAAAGATTTAAGAGCTGCAGGATATGAGTGTAACAGCAACTTAGAATTTGTTCAAAGTATGCGTGAAAATATGCGTACCATGCAATTGGTTCTAGGTGGAATAGGTGGTGTTGCCTTCCTAGTAGCTGCCATTGGTATTGCTAATACAATGATGATGTCTATTTACGAACGTACCAAAGAAATCGGTATATTCAAGGTTTTAGGTTGTAGGTTAAGAGATATTTCATACTTGTTCTTATTGGAATCTGCTTTTATAGGATTTATTGGAGGTGTCCTGGGAGTATTAATTAGTTCAGGAATTTCAATGTTGATAAATAGCGTAGCAAACTCTGGAGGTGCCTTTGAATTTGCGGAGGCTGCTGATGAAATTAGACAAATATCAGTTATAAGCCCTCAATTAGCAATAATGGCAATTATTTTCTCCACCTTAATAGGTACAATCTCAGGTCTGATTCCTGCAATTAGAGCCATGAAGTTATCACCGTTAAATGCTTTGCGTACCGAATAGTAAGATTAAATTTTAATTAAGTTATTATTTTTCCAGGAGTAAGTTACAGAGTTTTTCATAAGCTAATGTGAAAATATATTTGACTTTTGAATGAGAAATTTTGTAACTTAAAAAACGGAGCAGCCATGCTAAAAGACATTAAGAAAAATTTGAAAAAATTAAGAGACCCAGAGTACAAGGAGTTTCAATCTAAAATTATCCCTAATATTGATAGGGGTAGGATTTTAGGTGTCCGTATGCCTGTTCTACGAAAGTTTGCAAAAGAGAATATTCTCAATTCTACAAAAACTAAAACAGAATATTTGATGAGCTTCCCGTATAAATATCATGAAGGCGAAGTTCTTCACATGATGATCTTAGAGAAAGAAAAAGATATTAATGTAGTCTTTGAAGATCTGGATAAATTCTTACCATATGTAAGTAACTGGGCTGTGTCAGACTATGCTTCTCCAAAAGTTATTCTGGAAGATAAGACCCTAACACTAGAACAAGTCAAAAAATGGCTGGCTGTAGATCCAAATATTTCTCCATATAAAATTAGATATGCGATCAAGATCTTGAAGGATCATTTTCTTTCTGAAGATTTTTCGCCAGAATATATTGATTGGGTAGTAGATGTTAAAAGTGATGAGTACTATATAAAAATGATGCAAGCCTGGTTCATAGCGGAAGCTCTATATAAACAATATGAAGCTGCTATACCAGTTTTACAAGAACGAAAATTAGATGCTCAAACTCACAATCAAGCTATTCAAAAAGCAATTGATAGTCGTAGAATTGATCATGAAACTAAGAAGTATTTGAGAACACTTAGAGTACCCGGTGGAGTATTGAAAAGAACATAGTTAATGAAATTTCTCTTAAGGGTGAAATATAGATTGCGCAAAATGAACAAGCAGGATACTTATTAAATATCCTGCTTTTGTTATTCGCTTAATTGTTTATATAAGCTTAATCTGTATAGTTAAGAGATATCTTGAAGAGGAATTACTTATCTTTATTTAGATATTCATCTACCAAACTAGCCATAGTCTTTGCTGCAATAATCAAAGCGCCGTCGTCACAATAGAAGTATGGATTGTGATGTGGAGTCTCTTCTTTACCTTCTGGAGTGCAACCAACGTAAAAGAAAAGTCCGGGAACTTTAAGTGCAAATTCTGCAAAATCTTCCGAAGGAGCTTGAGGGCCGCAGTGACTGTAATCTTTTAACTCCGGGATTTCAGTTTCTTGCATGACTTTATCCATCATTTGACAGAGTTCTTCATTGTTATGTAGGACAGGATAGTCATAGGTGAAAGTTATCTCATAGTCAATGGCGAAACCTGCTTTAATACCCTCAAGTATTCTCTTGATTTCTACTTCTACTTTCTTTTGAGTTTCAGGGCTCACAGCTCGTAAATCTGCAATGATTTCAACGTGATCGTTTACCGCATTAACTGGACCACGACCGTCTATGGAATTTATTGAAATAGTTGCCATTTCGAAAGGATCTATTCTTCTTGAGATTACTGATTGAACTTCTGTAATGAAGTAGGCAGAGGCTAGAATCGCATCGTTAGCTAACTGAGGAGTAGAAGCATGTCCAGCAGTACCTGAAATTGTCAACTTGAAATTTCCACGTCCAGTTTGAGCATTTCCAGGACAAAGTTTAACTTCTCCTAACTTCCCGTTGGTCATTACGTGTGCTCCAAAAACAGCATCAACTCCGTTCATAACATTATCGTTGACCATTCCAATGGCACCACCAGGAGTGACCTCTTCAGCGTTTTGGTGGATGATAAGAACTTTACCGTTGAATTCAGATTTTAATTCAATAAGGGATTTGGCTAAAACCATTAAATAAGCAGTATGAGCATCATGTCCACAAGCGTGCATAACACCAGAGATTTGGGATATATAAGGGACGTTAGTTTTTTCTTGAATTTCTAAAGCATCGAAGTCTGCCCTCAAGGCTACAGTTTTGCCAGGATTTCCAGAGTCAATTAAGACAGTTAGACCTAGGCCATCACCAACATTTCTGGTGACTTCACAATCAAGATCTTTGTAGTAATTATAAATATACGCTTCTGTTTCATGCTCTTTCCAAGAGATTTCTGGGTGTTGATGAAGGTGATGTCTAATCTCAATCATTTCATCTTGTTTTTCGTTAATTTTATTAATGAGTTTTTGGCGAAAACTATTCATTGCAAGTTCCCTTTCTGCAAATTTTTGCATAAAAAATTAGCACCTGTAAAAAGTGCTAATTTTATCTTATTTAATTATTTATCTTCTTTTTTGCAACAGTGGTCACAAATATCAAATTTCATGTCTTTGTATTTGGCTTTGGCAAACTTCATTGCTTCATCAACATCCTTGAAAAAATCTAAGGTTACACAGTTTGCATTTTCTGGTGTATGTGGGCAAATATATTCATGGATTTTGTGAGTTCCATCATTACTTGCGTTCAAATTGTATGTGAATAAAGTCTTTTTCTTTGTCATAATCTTGACCTCCATAAATATACTGTTGTATATATTATACTACCTTAAAGATAAAAAACTCGTTACTTTTATCTGAATAATTGTCCAGGTAATCTTATCGGCTTGCTATAGCAGAGAAGCGTTGATACTTTTTCTCGAAGTTTTCTCTATCACAGGTTAAATTAAACTTATCAATAATATTTTCATGCATATCCTGAACAACCTCCGCTAAGAAAGCTTTATTTTTATCACTAGCAGAAGTTACTAAAATAATAAATGCATCATAAAGTGTATTCATAATCTCAGAAGTTTCACCTGCATGATTGTAAATATGGACGAAAGTATCATAGAAATCTTGCTCAAATGACTGTGTAAAATAATAGATTAACCCTTTATCTCCAATATTTTTGACGTAGTGATTGCTATCAACTTTAGAGAGTTTACTCATCAACAAACTTAGCTTCCTAATACAATGAGTTGCAGTTGATGGATCTCTGACATCTGAGGAAAGAGCAGTTATGGTAATTTCGGTCAGTTTATCAAGTCCATATCTATAATCGGTTATGCTGATTTTATTCTCTTGAATATGAAAAATATCATAAATTTCTTTTATAACTTTATCGTTTATTAGTTCTGAATCTTTCTTGGTATAAATTCTGGCTAATTCTTCTGACTCTACGATAAATTCACCTCTCTTATGAGATAGATAAACTAGACCACTAAAATTCTTAAAAATGTCTCCAGCTTCTGTATAATTAATAGCTTCTAAATATCCGGATTTATTACTGAGTACTGATATATACTGGCTGTTTTCAAGATCTTTGACATTATACTCACGGTCTCTGTCTTTTAAATCTTCATCGATAACTTTTGAGGTAATATCAGAAATCTCAGTAATTAAATTAGTAACTTGTAAGCTCTTAATAGTTTCTTGGAAGAAAATTGTTAAATATAAAACACAAAGCAAACCGTATAAGACACCAATATTACCTGCAATTACAGGAGTTTCAGAGTTATAAGTTTTGGTGAAATTAAGAGCAATAATACTATAGATAAATCCTCCAATAAATGCTCCTAGGACTTTCATAGTAATCTTTTTACTGGCAAAATTTTCAACCACACGTGGGGTAAAGCTACTACTATAAAAAGTCAGAACAGAGATTATCGTCGTAAAAGTGAAGGTAGCGATTGATAATAATGCTGAGGAAAGTGATGATAAAACAGATTGAGCACTCTCAGCAGAAGTGAAAAATGCTTCTGGCAAATATCTATGGTCGATAGTATCACTCGTATCCACTAATAAGACTGCAGTCAAAAGCACCAACGATAATAAAACATACTGTAAGAAGTAAACCCAAGTACGTTTGTTATATAGGAATATCTTTGCGTTATTTAACATTTTTTCTCCGGATTCTTTTTGAATTTATTGAAGTTAATTTTCTTGATAGGAAAACCTACCACAACTCATCCATTTGATTTACCAAGGCTTCGTGCATAGCAGTTTCAAATGAGCTGTGGCCACTAGCTTCAACAAAGTGCAATTTTGCATGTGGACAAGCTTGCTGTAACTCGTAAGCGCCTACAGGTCTACAGTTAATGTCATAGCGGCCATGGAAGATATGCATAGGAATTTTGCCCAATCTATCTGCTCGGTTCAGGAGGTAGTTATCCTCATACCAGAACATGCGGTTGGCAAAATAATGAGCTTCCATTAAACCTAGAGATAACTCACCGTCTGTTACTTCAGCGGCGTAGTCAATTTCTTTAGGTAACAATGTACTAACTGCAGTTTCCCAATCGCTCCAACGCTTACATGCTTCAGCACGAGAGATATCAGATTTCAACATTAATTTGTAGTAGGCATCAACAAGATCATTTTGTTCAGCTTCTGGGATGTAATTTTTGAAGCGTGCGAATTCTTCTGGGAAAAATTGAGCAGCCCCACCATTATAAAGCCAATCTATATCAGCTTTTCTACCTAAGAATATTCCTC
Above is a window of Fastidiosipila sanguinis DNA encoding:
- the trpB gene encoding tryptophan synthase subunit beta; the encoded protein is MENKKGFYGKFGGSYVPEAIQKELDRIAEYYDELKDDKDFRAELDYYLRDYVGRKSPLYFAEGLSNKIGGAKIYLKREDLNHLGAHKINNAIGQVLLAKKMGKTRLIAETGAGQHGVATAAVAAKFGMDCTVYMGKKDVERQKLNVFRMELMGTKVVAVEEGSQTLKEAVDCAFEDLAANLDSTFYLIGSAVGPHPYPAMVKDFQSVISKEMKEQILEKEGRLPDAVVACVGGGSNAIGAFANFINDESVQLYGAEGGGKGPETLETSATLSVGKVMIEHGMNTYVIADDEGNLRPTYSISAGLDYVAVGPEHAYLKDIKRAQYLAITDDEALEAFQILCATEGIIPALESSHALALAIKLAPTMSKDQIIIVNLSGRGDKDVAQVLDILNGK
- a CDS encoding ABC transporter ATP-binding protein, whose protein sequence is MSDKNTSDNTSDIINEKISMQEIIASAYMVNKTIGDRPIIKNLSLEVKKGKTFALLGPNGAGKTSTVRLLTGLYTADSGVVRLFGEELTKEYADEARSLIGVQNDGSLYERLSVFENLNIWGQIYEMPKTDLENRINELLDFFDLADRAKSKVSSLSKGMKQKLLLARAVLNKPKFLILDEPTSGLDPESNAKIIDYLVHLVREEAVSIFLCTHQLFGLERLIDDVAIIKSGEIIAQGAVADLIKEEFPRKDVIIKFAENPMMESILSAYNFEVLSKNEVKVELDDETAIAALVKKAVQANVDIYEVKHIEKSLNDLYFSKIKDAELNGKTKVSAEEEVSYEL
- a CDS encoding ABC transporter permease subunit; this translates as MNFKRIYAVARKDVMDVMNDRESMLAITLFPLIMSVLMPLVIIIIFKFSGEVNNGGDLDKLLSILPNEVLPNVADTEIKMLVLALTVLLAPIFLMIPVMIASVIASYSFIGEKENKTLEGLMYTPLTNTELITAKALGSFVPSILVTVISILIYAVLVNVASRYFIGYAIRLNLTWLVMTVLLVPAVTILSILLVILISFKVKTVRAAQSISSLIAFPILALVISQVSGVFYFGVVAQIILASVILLIDIALLIFVSKRINREKFLVS
- a CDS encoding ABC transporter ATP-binding protein — its product is MLDQSDNTIIKVKNLHKLYKVGTQYVHALAGVSFEVERGEFCAIVGTSGSGKSTLLNMLAGLEPPSKGEIIIGNKAIVGLSESDLVKFRRENVGFIFQSFNLIQTMNCIENVALPLTFRGESRAKREKIALRILKSLGLYEHRYHKANELSGGQQQRVGIARALAVKPEIIFADEPTGNLDSKTSMSTMELIRKIVKKQNQTLIMVTHDDNLAQYADRIFRISDGKIIGIEQGSKRYELINEDENGSNADSKGSETVEDTKTTEEVKVTQQTKENEPVELKGQGE
- a CDS encoding COG1361 S-layer family protein produces the protein MRKNIKNKIVALSLLMGMSLMLNVLVPTTRLVAEGTESNESTSTEQSSQESSTEETTKKTEASKSTETTKPSNTDAGSFILIADKEIPKLDAGSKFKLRVPLVNWGAVNAKNIKVRLDLAEKAEDFPFEIEKSEYLATNKSQLETIEKYNKEEVEAKTKYFDFGELTVRKNLKSGYYRVPLKIYFNDDSSEVKEVIRYYFIKVQGDGAIDDNKAPKPEDQLPPSDGGYVPSLPQPEPDYPAPNPGGGDEPGKTSTPRVMVAGFTTSPEKIKGGENFTLKLQLRNTSKTTAVKNIRLVLGLGEDKASFIPLSGSSSVFVEQVNANSTVEVPIGLKASPLMEQKSYPVSVAIEYEDANGASFSTNESVTLQVYQDPVVEFTGLQILPSPMTVDNPSNITLTVINKGKSTLYNTSFGVEENGVLSAQESYLGNIAPAETKNVDTMVTPVKMSENGKAVVTLTFEDELGKKTTIKKEIDVEILEAMPEPSWEDPATPEEPEPETGFRFWPIVIVIVVIALIALLITLLLRRQAKKRKQEELEEIEDIDEIL
- a CDS encoding ABC transporter permease, whose translation is MRFSDLLKLALSNLGRRKLRTSLTVLGVIIGCASIVVMLSIAAGQEQMLLKQIESSRGLTEIDVSSYQDPNKKPSGPGSNGLVREGTGLTDAQIEELRTWQNVKKVHPVLTHYMNAKTATGSEAYINLIAYPYEYIQDLKLDYLKGSFPKPGTSPRSILPLSAGKDVQEMFFDPHGKDGGYYEYYDNFGFDNESEKVDLYNEAIFVTVQEEREEDGVTIPPKKYLVQVDAIHDTKNDYELKSSLITEIEAFKAFMTQAFKGKAWPNQPASKDGKAMGSINYNSLKVISNSIEDTEMLLKDLRAAGYECNSNLEFVQSMRENMRTMQLVLGGIGGVAFLVAAIGIANTMMMSIYERTKEIGIFKVLGCRLRDISYLFLLESAFIGFIGGVLGVLISSGISMLINSVANSGGAFEFAEAADEIRQISVISPQLAIMAIIFSTLIGTISGLIPAIRAMKLSPLNALRTE
- a CDS encoding DNA alkylation repair protein; translated protein: MLKDIKKNLKKLRDPEYKEFQSKIIPNIDRGRILGVRMPVLRKFAKENILNSTKTKTEYLMSFPYKYHEGEVLHMMILEKEKDINVVFEDLDKFLPYVSNWAVSDYASPKVILEDKTLTLEQVKKWLAVDPNISPYKIRYAIKILKDHFLSEDFSPEYIDWVVDVKSDEYYIKMMQAWFIAEALYKQYEAAIPVLQERKLDAQTHNQAIQKAIDSRRIDHETKKYLRTLRVPGGVLKRT
- a CDS encoding amidohydrolase, which gives rise to MQKFAERELAMNSFRQKLINKINEKQDEMIEIRHHLHQHPEISWKEHETEAYIYNYYKDLDCEVTRNVGDGLGLTVLIDSGNPGKTVALRADFDALEIQEKTNVPYISQISGVMHACGHDAHTAYLMVLAKSLIELKSEFNGKVLIIHQNAEEVTPGGAIGMVNDNVMNGVDAVFGAHVMTNGKLGEVKLCPGNAQTGRGNFKLTISGTAGHASTPQLANDAILASAYFITEVQSVISRRIDPFEMATISINSIDGRGPVNAVNDHVEIIADLRAVSPETQKKVEVEIKRILEGIKAGFAIDYEITFTYDYPVLHNNEELCQMMDKVMQETEIPELKDYSHCGPQAPSEDFAEFALKVPGLFFYVGCTPEGKEETPHHNPYFYCDDGALIIAAKTMASLVDEYLNKDK